A single window of Geoanaerobacter pelophilus DNA harbors:
- a CDS encoding FmdB family zinc ribbon protein, whose product MPVYEFYCSACHTIFNFLAKTADAERKPACPKCRKPELERKVSHFAISSGRKDESSGGEIPEIDEAKLEKALMGMASEFDGADENDPRQMAKMMRRLSEATGMNLGGGFEEAIRRLESGEDPEVVEAEMGDVLDDSNIENLFAKDGLKGLKRRYTPPAHDETLYRFDLSEP is encoded by the coding sequence TTTCTCGCAAAGACGGCAGATGCGGAAAGAAAACCGGCCTGCCCCAAATGCCGCAAGCCCGAATTGGAGCGCAAGGTATCACACTTCGCCATATCCAGTGGGAGGAAGGATGAGTCGTCCGGTGGAGAAATCCCCGAAATTGATGAAGCCAAGCTCGAAAAGGCTCTTATGGGAATGGCAAGCGAATTTGATGGGGCGGATGAAAATGACCCGCGGCAAATGGCAAAAATGATGCGCAGACTTTCGGAAGCAACCGGGATGAATCTGGGAGGTGGTTTCGAAGAAGCTATCCGCCGGCTGGAATCAGGAGAAGACCCCGAAGTGGTCGAGGCAGAGATGGGTGATGTGCTTGATGACAGCAACATTGAAAACCTGTTTGCCAAAGATGGGCTCAAAGGGCTGAAGCGCAGATATACCCCTCCCGCTCACGATGAGACTTTGTACCGTTTCGACCTATCAGAGCCCTGA